The genomic region ACCGTTTTAGAAAATGTGACACTCCATATCGAAGAGGGAGAATTTCTGGCCCTTATCGGCCCAAATGGTGCGGGAAAAACCACGCTTGTCAAACTCATTCTGGGTCTTCTTCCTCTGCAACGTGGAGAAATCTTGATTTTCGGGAAATCCCTTGCCGAGCTCGGTCCATCCCGACATCAAATCGGTTACGTTCCTCAAGGGAGCACCATCGATCGTCGTTTTCCCATCACGGTGGAAGAATTTGCCCTGACTGGACGGTATGGCCTCATCGGAATCGGACGAAGACCAAAACGGGCCGACTACGAAAAAACGGATGAGGTGTTAAGGATGGTCCATTTAACATCACTACGGCACCGTCCTATCCGGGCCCTTTCTGGTGGTCAGTGGCAACGATTGCTTCTAGCTCGAGCGTTATCCTGTGAACCACGAATTCTACTCCTTGATGAACCAACCACCGCCATCGATCCCCAGGGAAGCGAAAGCCTCTACGAGCTTCTCCTCGCTCTGCGAGAAAGGGGAACCACCATTATCACCGTTTCTCACGACGTGGGAGTGATTGCCCAGTACGTTGACCGCATTGCCTGCCTGAACCGGACCATCATCTGCCACGACCGACCGGAAGAGGTTATCAGCGCCGAAAACCTGAAAAAGATGTACGGGAAAGAAGCCGCTTTTTTCCATCACGGTGAAATCCCCCACATTGTGGTGGAAAAGAATCCCATCCCATGCTATCAACCCAAAGAGGAAAAACCATAACATGGAAATCCTACGCTTAGGTTTTATGCAACGAGCCCTCACAGCTGGGTTCATGGTGGGAACGCTGTGTGCGCTTCTTGGGGTTTTTATCGTCCTCAAAAATTTTTCCTTTGTATCAGCCGGTATTTCCCACGCTGCTTTCGGGGGAGTGGCCTTAGGGTACCTGTTACGGACCGACGTCATTTTGACCACACTCGTCTTCTGTATCCTCG from Atribacterota bacterium harbors:
- a CDS encoding metal ABC transporter ATP-binding protein, whose product is MPIPRQRAIEINEVSFRYQEDTVLENVTLHIEEGEFLALIGPNGAGKTTLVKLILGLLPLQRGEILIFGKSLAELGPSRHQIGYVPQGSTIDRRFPITVEEFALTGRYGLIGIGRRPKRADYEKTDEVLRMVHLTSLRHRPIRALSGGQWQRLLLARALSCEPRILLLDEPTTAIDPQGSESLYELLLALRERGTTIITVSHDVGVIAQYVDRIACLNRTIICHDRPEEVISAENLKKMYGKEAAFFHHGEIPHIVVEKNPIPCYQPKEEKP